One part of the Trichoplusia ni isolate ovarian cell line Hi5 chromosome 2, tn1, whole genome shotgun sequence genome encodes these proteins:
- the LOC113503484 gene encoding holotricin-3-like encodes MAFKITCLVLALAVAANCIPYGGYGGGHGGGNGGGNSGFGGQGSSGGHSQDFGPSGGFGQPTGQQGGFGSSGGHQGGFGSGGGHQGGFGSGGSHQGGFGSGAGHQGGFGPGNTQQGGFGSSGFGTGGQGFDQGFGVPGHQNSGFSGSSPSGGFGSGGHGSQGSHHGGYGSHHGGYQEHGY; translated from the exons ATGGCTTTTAAA attacCTGCTTAGTGTTGGCCTTAGCCGTAGCTGCTAACT GTATCCCATATGGTGGGTACGGCGGTGGCCACGGCGGCGGCAACGGTGGTGGCAACAGTGGCTTTGGGGGCCAAGGATCCTCTGGAGGTCACTCCCAGGACTTTGGACCTAGCGGGGGCTTTGGACAACCAACTGGACAACAAGGAGGTTTTGGATCTAGCGGAGGCCATCAAGGAGGTTTTGGATCTGGTGGTGGTCACCAAGGAGGTTTTGGATCTGGAGGAAGCCACCAAGGAGGTTTTGGATCTGGTGCAGGTCATCAAGGAGGATTTGGCCCAGGAAATACCCAACAAGGCGGATTTGGATCTTCAGGGTTCGGAACCGGTGGACAAGGCTTTGACCAAGGTTTTGGAGTCCCCGGCCATCAGAACTCTGGTTTCAGCGGATCGTCTCCCAGTGGCGGTTTTGGCAGCGGCGGGCACGGCAGTCAGGGCAGCCATCATGGCGGATATGGCTCTCACCACGGCGGTTACCAGGAACACGGATATTAG